In a single window of the Hoyosella subflava DQS3-9A1 genome:
- a CDS encoding PP2C family protein-serine/threonine phosphatase — protein sequence MRSLQVSAITDRGLLRARNEDAIAVGPLVSQVESGTIATVGLPLDRPVVLAVADGLGGHPAGNVASWLTVTELVESSAAWETPGDISKGVAMLHTAVRRAASTSAEFRGMGTTFAALVITQNTVYCVNVGDSPIFKIEQDDLTLVSIDDAALDAAGRPTHAITQVVGSSQPPVPHISEVQPAIGRYLICSDGVSGFTNPADIVQVCRESSPADALSGIIALVLSSGAPDNYSALLVDIME from the coding sequence ATGAGGTCTCTTCAGGTCAGTGCGATTACTGATCGCGGTCTGCTGCGCGCACGCAACGAAGACGCGATCGCCGTCGGGCCGCTCGTCAGTCAGGTGGAATCGGGGACTATCGCAACTGTCGGGCTTCCGCTCGACCGGCCGGTGGTGCTCGCAGTCGCTGACGGGCTTGGCGGTCACCCAGCTGGGAACGTCGCAAGCTGGCTGACAGTCACCGAACTGGTGGAGTCGTCAGCAGCGTGGGAAACGCCGGGCGACATCAGCAAAGGGGTCGCAATGCTGCACACTGCGGTGCGGCGGGCAGCGAGCACATCGGCCGAGTTCCGCGGAATGGGCACCACGTTCGCCGCGCTTGTTATCACCCAGAACACCGTCTACTGCGTCAACGTCGGTGATAGCCCAATCTTCAAGATCGAGCAGGATGACCTGACGTTAGTGTCAATAGACGATGCGGCGCTGGATGCGGCGGGGCGACCGACCCATGCAATCACGCAAGTCGTGGGGAGCAGCCAGCCTCCGGTGCCGCACATTTCAGAGGTGCAGCCAGCGATAGGGCGATACCTGATCTGCTCAGATGGTGTGTCGGGCTTCACGAATCCAGCCGACATCGTCCAAGTTTGCCGGGAAAGCTCGCCCGCTGATGCACTCAGCGGGATCATCGCCCTCGTGCTCAGCAGTGGCGCTCCGGACAATTACTCAGCGCTTCTTGTCGACATCATGGAGTGA
- a CDS encoding SRPBCC family protein translates to MASPVLEAEIATAASPEKVWSIVSDLPRMSEWSPRTRKTFVLGGQVREGALAFNINRKGMLYWPTRTRVVAVEPHQRIAFKVLENNTVWSFALQAEDGGTRIVQRREAPNGTRAVSRAMVKVFLGGNDEFEADLVAGMHTTLERIKAEAEK, encoded by the coding sequence ATGGCAAGCCCTGTACTCGAAGCAGAGATCGCGACCGCGGCGTCGCCGGAGAAGGTCTGGTCAATCGTTTCCGACCTGCCGCGGATGAGCGAATGGAGCCCCCGCACGCGCAAGACCTTCGTGCTCGGTGGACAGGTTCGTGAGGGGGCACTGGCGTTCAACATCAATCGCAAAGGCATGCTGTACTGGCCGACGCGCACCCGAGTCGTGGCCGTGGAGCCGCACCAGCGCATCGCGTTCAAGGTTCTCGAAAACAACACTGTGTGGTCATTCGCACTGCAGGCTGAGGACGGCGGCACCCGTATCGTGCAGCGGCGCGAGGCGCCCAACGGCACGAGGGCAGTGTCACGAGCGATGGTGAAAGTCTTCCTCGGCGGTAACGACGAGTTCGAAGCGGACCTCGTCGCCGGAATGCACACGACCCTGGAGCGGATCAAAGCCGAGGCTGAGAAGTAG
- a CDS encoding DEAD/DEAH box helicase, translated as MLPVVLRGFVPATLRPIVGEKTFVRGMAYAMDGAVLDATWDNDAFALRGTVAGSKASLYTTIAYFRMQRSQIVFRRGECSCPVGVNCKHVVALVTAAIGRRYVSTTPARAPQPPAWEHVLSAMLPDTRPSGSADLPAVALAIELSLSGLTKFQRTGAMSGQRVLARLVRRQKDGWAGAGMSWTGLHGLAQRFSLDRRHVQFCIDMFAVYQAGFGRQYSGYGDERALDLTTFNSPQLWGLLQEAAAMGVALVHARPELGEVAVHTSAQLCLDVTAPNGDRRAVTPSVNVADLPDVTPVAFVGAEGHGVVFTDSGGGLHLAKMLKPVPEQLRHILLTRQTLPVPHDDLDRFSTEFYPRLRTFAAVTSSDRSFTPPVITGPVLAVDVTFHSVHSATVTLLWKYSVGESRLEYRPGENNGDGGIRDQAREQQVIGELRPPVFAEGSIWALFGTRPEIRVDKLDTPSFATETLPVLEAHDDVDLSVVGTVPDFREVNDSVAVRLSTAHIAGEADWFDLNVVITVDNTVVAFPDVFRALNAGESHMILPSGAYFSLEKPEFAALQKLIDEARSLDDRPDDTLRINRYQAGLWEELVGLGVVGEQAEEWRRSVDGLLNYQGLATGLPHTVKAVLRPYQHEGFEWLAFLWSTRLGGILADDMGLGKTVQSLALIAHARIQEPHANPFLIVAPTSVITNWVHEAQRFVPDLAVSVLTDTLRRRGQSLADAVRGADIVVTSYTLFRLDFEEYSAREWAGLLLDEAQIAKNRQAKIYQCCRQLNAPFKLAITGTPIENNVMELWSLLSITAPGLFPNPHDFKEFYANPIEKLHDEEMLHQLKRRIAPLVRRRTKELVAADLPPKQEQIVEVDLHPRHRKAYETRLQRERQKVMGLVDDLGRHRMTILQSLTTLRQLSLHAGLVDLAHERIPAAKIEVLLEHLDEVVAGGHRALVFSQFTGFLRLVRERLDSEDVSYVYLDGRTRNRGAVIDRFRSGKDSVFLISLKAGGFGLNLTEADYVFILDPWWNPATESQAVDRTHRIGQTRQVMVYRLISEGTIEEKVMALKKRKADLFTSVLDEGAAFGDALSAEDIRNLFN; from the coding sequence ATGCTCCCGGTGGTCCTGCGCGGATTCGTGCCCGCAACGCTGCGACCGATCGTTGGCGAGAAGACGTTCGTGCGTGGCATGGCGTATGCCATGGACGGAGCCGTACTCGACGCGACATGGGACAACGATGCGTTCGCCCTGAGAGGCACTGTGGCGGGCAGCAAAGCGAGTCTCTACACAACGATCGCCTACTTTCGGATGCAGCGTTCGCAAATCGTCTTCCGGAGGGGCGAGTGCAGTTGCCCGGTCGGCGTCAACTGCAAACACGTGGTTGCTTTGGTGACCGCAGCGATCGGTCGTCGCTATGTGTCCACCACTCCTGCGCGCGCCCCGCAACCCCCGGCCTGGGAGCACGTGCTCAGCGCGATGCTGCCAGACACTCGTCCGTCCGGCAGCGCCGATCTCCCCGCTGTGGCACTCGCGATAGAGCTCTCCCTGTCCGGCCTGACCAAGTTTCAGCGGACCGGTGCGATGTCCGGTCAGCGCGTACTCGCACGGCTCGTTCGCAGACAGAAGGACGGCTGGGCTGGCGCTGGAATGTCCTGGACGGGGCTGCATGGCCTGGCTCAGCGGTTCAGCCTGGATCGTCGGCACGTGCAATTCTGCATCGACATGTTTGCGGTGTATCAGGCGGGGTTCGGTCGCCAGTATTCCGGCTACGGCGACGAACGAGCGCTTGACCTCACCACATTCAACAGCCCTCAGTTATGGGGACTGCTTCAGGAGGCAGCTGCGATGGGCGTGGCGCTCGTCCATGCCCGCCCGGAACTGGGGGAGGTCGCGGTTCACACGTCCGCGCAGTTATGTCTCGACGTCACAGCACCGAATGGCGATCGCCGCGCCGTAACTCCGTCCGTCAATGTCGCTGACCTTCCTGACGTCACACCTGTCGCGTTCGTTGGGGCGGAGGGTCACGGCGTTGTGTTCACCGACAGCGGAGGCGGGCTGCACCTCGCGAAGATGCTCAAGCCCGTGCCGGAACAGCTCCGCCACATACTGCTCACGCGGCAGACGCTGCCGGTACCGCACGATGATCTCGACCGGTTTTCGACCGAGTTCTATCCACGGCTGCGCACCTTCGCTGCCGTCACGTCGTCCGATCGATCGTTCACCCCGCCAGTGATCACCGGTCCGGTCTTGGCAGTGGATGTGACCTTTCATTCGGTGCATAGCGCCACTGTGACACTGCTGTGGAAGTACAGTGTGGGCGAATCGCGACTTGAGTACCGGCCCGGCGAGAACAACGGCGACGGGGGCATCCGCGACCAGGCGAGGGAACAACAGGTCATTGGCGAATTGCGCCCACCCGTATTCGCCGAGGGTTCGATCTGGGCGTTGTTCGGGACGCGCCCTGAGATCCGGGTCGATAAACTCGACACTCCCTCGTTCGCCACTGAAACGCTTCCAGTCCTCGAGGCTCATGACGACGTCGATCTCAGTGTCGTGGGCACAGTGCCTGACTTCCGCGAGGTCAATGATTCCGTTGCGGTGAGGCTGTCGACGGCACACATCGCGGGGGAGGCGGACTGGTTCGATCTCAACGTCGTCATCACCGTCGATAACACGGTCGTCGCGTTCCCCGATGTCTTTCGTGCGCTCAACGCTGGCGAATCGCACATGATCCTCCCGAGCGGCGCGTACTTCTCGCTGGAGAAACCAGAGTTCGCTGCGCTTCAGAAACTCATTGACGAGGCCCGATCACTTGATGATCGCCCTGACGACACGCTGCGCATCAACCGTTACCAGGCGGGCTTGTGGGAGGAACTGGTTGGACTCGGTGTCGTCGGTGAACAGGCCGAGGAGTGGCGGCGCAGCGTCGACGGACTGCTCAACTACCAAGGGTTGGCAACCGGTCTGCCACACACGGTGAAGGCGGTGCTGCGTCCCTATCAGCATGAAGGGTTCGAGTGGCTCGCGTTCCTATGGTCCACCCGGCTAGGCGGAATCCTCGCGGACGATATGGGACTCGGCAAAACCGTGCAGTCATTGGCCCTCATTGCACACGCGCGAATCCAGGAGCCCCACGCAAACCCGTTTCTCATCGTCGCGCCCACCAGCGTCATCACGAACTGGGTTCACGAAGCGCAGCGCTTCGTTCCGGATCTCGCTGTGTCTGTTCTGACGGACACACTCCGCCGCCGCGGCCAGAGCCTCGCTGACGCTGTTCGCGGCGCGGACATCGTCGTCACCTCGTATACGCTGTTCCGTCTCGACTTCGAAGAGTACAGCGCGCGGGAGTGGGCGGGGTTGTTGCTCGATGAGGCGCAGATCGCGAAGAACCGGCAGGCGAAGATCTACCAGTGCTGCCGACAACTGAATGCTCCGTTCAAGCTCGCCATCACGGGCACCCCAATCGAGAACAATGTGATGGAGCTGTGGTCTTTGCTCTCCATCACAGCGCCGGGCTTGTTCCCAAATCCGCATGACTTCAAGGAGTTTTACGCGAATCCGATCGAGAAACTTCACGACGAGGAGATGCTCCACCAGCTGAAGCGCAGAATCGCGCCACTGGTCCGTCGCCGGACGAAAGAACTCGTGGCCGCTGATCTTCCGCCCAAACAAGAGCAGATTGTCGAGGTTGATCTTCACCCGCGCCACCGCAAGGCCTACGAAACGCGTTTGCAGAGGGAGCGACAGAAGGTGATGGGCCTGGTTGACGATCTTGGCCGCCACCGCATGACGATCCTTCAGTCCCTCACGACGCTGCGGCAATTGAGCTTGCATGCGGGCCTCGTCGACCTAGCGCATGAGCGGATTCCGGCTGCGAAGATCGAAGTGCTGCTTGAGCACCTGGATGAGGTGGTCGCCGGCGGGCACCGGGCCCTCGTTTTCAGTCAGTTCACTGGCTTCCTGCGACTGGTGCGTGAGCGTCTCGACAGTGAGGACGTCTCCTACGTTTACCTTGATGGCCGCACGCGGAACAGGGGGGCCGTCATCGACAGGTTCCGGTCAGGTAAGGATTCGGTGTTCCTGATCAGTCTGAAAGCCGGAGGTTTCGGTCTCAACCTGACGGAAGCGGACTACGTCTTCATCCTTGATCCATGGTGGAACCCCGCGACGGAATCGCAGGCGGTGGATCGTACGCACCGGATCGGACAGACCCGTCAGGTAATGGTGTACCGGCTGATTTCCGAAGGAACGATCGAGGAGAAGGTGATGGCGCTCAAGAAGCGCAAGGCTGATCTCTTCACGAGCGTGCTCGACGAAGGCGCTGCGTTCGGGGACGCGCTGAGCGCAGAGGACATCCGAAATCTCTTCAATTAG
- the arc gene encoding proteasome ATPase: protein MSTSERPRDRDELNREITSLQSEVGALRRQLSQHPQKVRELEVRIESLTVRNAKLLDTLKEARQQLLNLREEVDRLGQPPSGYGVVVGVHEDDSADVFTSGRKMRLLCSPNVDSQLLRKGQTVRLNEALTIIEAGKFEQTGEICALREVLDDGHRALVVGHADEERVIWLADPLVNQDDSDPFSPPRALRPGDSLLVDTKAGYAFERIPKAEVEDLVLEEVPDVGYNDIGGLSRQIEQIRDAVELPFLHRDLFREYSLRPPKGVLLYGPPGCGKTLIAKAVANSLAKKIAEARGEDSREAKSFFLNIKGPELLNKFVGETERHIRLIFQRAREKASEGTPVIVFFDEMDSIFRTRGSGVSSDVETTVVPQLLSEIDGVEGLENVIVIGASNREDMIDPAILRPGRLDVKIKIERPDAESAMDIFSKYLVPSLPINSEDIGEFGGDRDACVRAIIERVVERMYAESEDNRFLEVTYANGDKEILYFKDFNSGAMIQNIVDRAKKFAIKEFLDTGIAGLRIQHLYDSIVDEFSENEDLPNTTNPDDWARISGKKGERIVYIRTLVTGKNASASRAIDTESNTGQYL from the coding sequence ATGAGCACTTCAGAACGTCCTCGCGACAGGGATGAGCTGAATCGCGAGATCACGTCCCTGCAGTCGGAAGTGGGTGCCCTGCGGCGTCAGCTTTCGCAGCATCCCCAGAAAGTCCGTGAACTCGAAGTCCGGATTGAATCGCTGACTGTCCGCAACGCCAAGCTGCTTGACACGCTGAAGGAAGCGCGCCAGCAGTTGCTCAATCTGCGGGAGGAAGTAGACCGGTTAGGTCAGCCACCGAGTGGCTACGGCGTGGTCGTGGGAGTGCATGAGGACGACTCCGCGGATGTTTTCACCTCTGGGCGGAAGATGCGGCTGCTGTGCTCGCCCAATGTGGATTCACAATTGCTGCGGAAAGGCCAGACGGTCCGGCTCAATGAGGCACTGACAATTATCGAGGCAGGCAAGTTCGAGCAGACTGGCGAGATTTGCGCGCTTCGCGAAGTGCTTGACGACGGACACCGTGCGCTGGTCGTCGGCCATGCCGACGAGGAGCGCGTCATTTGGCTCGCCGATCCTTTGGTTAACCAGGACGATTCGGATCCGTTCTCGCCGCCGCGTGCACTCCGGCCTGGTGATTCCCTCCTCGTCGATACGAAGGCTGGGTATGCGTTCGAACGCATACCGAAGGCAGAGGTCGAGGATCTGGTGCTCGAAGAAGTACCCGACGTCGGCTACAACGACATCGGCGGCTTGTCTCGGCAGATCGAACAGATCCGCGATGCTGTCGAGTTGCCTTTCCTGCACCGGGATCTGTTCCGTGAATATTCGCTGCGCCCGCCGAAGGGTGTTCTGCTCTACGGTCCTCCTGGCTGCGGTAAGACGCTGATCGCCAAAGCTGTCGCGAATTCGCTGGCGAAGAAGATCGCGGAAGCGCGCGGCGAGGATAGCCGTGAAGCGAAGTCGTTCTTCTTGAACATCAAAGGCCCGGAACTTCTCAACAAGTTCGTTGGTGAAACTGAGCGGCACATCCGGCTGATCTTCCAGCGTGCGCGTGAAAAAGCCTCTGAAGGTACACCAGTCATCGTGTTCTTCGACGAGATGGACTCCATCTTCCGGACCCGCGGTTCAGGTGTGTCGTCTGATGTGGAGACGACGGTTGTCCCACAGTTGCTCAGCGAGATCGACGGCGTGGAAGGCCTGGAGAATGTCATCGTCATCGGCGCGTCTAACCGCGAGGACATGATCGATCCGGCGATTCTGCGGCCGGGCCGCCTGGACGTCAAAATCAAGATCGAGCGTCCGGACGCGGAATCCGCGATGGACATCTTCTCGAAGTACCTGGTTCCGTCACTGCCCATCAACTCGGAAGATATCGGCGAATTCGGTGGTGATCGGGACGCGTGTGTCCGCGCAATAATCGAGCGAGTTGTTGAACGGATGTACGCCGAAAGCGAGGACAACCGCTTCCTTGAGGTGACCTACGCCAATGGCGACAAGGAGATCCTTTACTTCAAGGACTTCAACTCGGGGGCGATGATCCAGAACATCGTCGACCGTGCCAAGAAGTTCGCGATCAAGGAGTTCCTCGATACCGGCATAGCTGGGCTTCGCATTCAGCATCTCTACGATTCGATCGTCGACGAGTTCTCTGAGAACGAAGATCTGCCGAACACAACCAACCCAGATGACTGGGCGCGGATCTCCGGGAAGAAGGGTGAGCGGATCGTCTATATTCGCACGCTCGTCACAGGAAAGAACGCGAGTGCGAGCAGGGCGATCGATACTGAATCGAACACAGGCCAGTACCTCTGA
- the dop gene encoding depupylase/deamidase Dop has translation MQRIMGTEVEYGISSPDDRTANPILTSTQAVLAYAAAAGLPRARRTRWDYEVESPLRDARGFDLGRYGGPAPVIDADEVGAANMILTNGARLYVDHAHPEYSCPEVTDPMDAVIWDKAGERVMDAAARFTASVPGNPRLQLYKNNVDGKGASYGSHENYLMRRDTPFSAVVSGLTPFFASRQVITGSGRVGLGQQGDREGFQLSQRSDYIEVEVGLETTLKRGIINTRDEPHADAEKYRRLHVIIGDANLAETSTYLKLGMTALVLDMIEAGVDFSDLELASSVEAVHVISHDPTLQVKVTLADGREFRGLDLQREYAERVGDFLDRRGFTDERSRHVVQTWHDVLDALERDPMECANILDWPAKLRLLEGFRQREGLSWSAPRLHLVDLQYSDVRLDKGLYNRLVARGSMKRLVTEEQVLHAMDNPPDGTRAYFRGECLRRFGGEIAAASWDSVIFDLGGDSLVRIPTLEPLRGTRAHVEELLDSVNSARELVDQLTK, from the coding sequence ATGCAGCGCATCATGGGCACCGAGGTCGAGTATGGGATCAGTTCGCCGGACGATAGAACTGCGAATCCGATCCTGACCTCCACACAGGCAGTGCTGGCGTACGCGGCGGCCGCGGGCCTGCCGCGGGCGCGCCGTACACGATGGGACTACGAGGTCGAATCGCCGCTGCGTGACGCGCGCGGTTTCGACCTCGGCCGCTACGGAGGACCAGCCCCGGTGATCGACGCCGACGAGGTGGGCGCCGCGAACATGATCCTCACGAACGGGGCCCGGCTCTATGTGGACCACGCTCACCCCGAATACTCCTGCCCCGAGGTGACCGATCCGATGGACGCTGTAATTTGGGACAAAGCAGGGGAGCGGGTGATGGATGCGGCCGCCCGCTTCACCGCTTCCGTTCCCGGTAACCCGCGTCTGCAGCTCTACAAGAACAATGTTGACGGCAAGGGCGCGTCTTACGGAAGTCACGAAAACTACCTCATGCGGCGGGATACGCCGTTCTCCGCAGTGGTCAGTGGACTCACGCCGTTCTTTGCCTCGCGCCAGGTCATCACCGGCTCGGGCCGGGTGGGTCTGGGCCAGCAGGGCGATCGCGAGGGCTTCCAGCTGTCGCAGCGCTCGGACTACATCGAAGTAGAAGTAGGCCTGGAGACAACCCTGAAGCGGGGAATCATCAATACCCGCGATGAGCCGCATGCGGACGCCGAGAAGTACCGGCGCCTCCATGTGATCATCGGCGATGCAAATCTCGCCGAAACATCTACGTACCTGAAGCTCGGTATGACCGCGCTCGTACTCGACATGATCGAGGCGGGAGTCGACTTTTCTGACCTCGAACTCGCGAGTTCGGTCGAGGCCGTCCACGTGATTAGTCATGATCCGACGCTCCAAGTGAAGGTGACGCTTGCCGACGGGCGGGAGTTCCGGGGCCTCGACTTACAGCGTGAGTACGCCGAACGCGTCGGTGACTTCCTCGACCGCCGCGGTTTCACCGACGAACGCAGCCGCCACGTTGTGCAGACGTGGCATGACGTGCTCGATGCACTCGAACGCGATCCTATGGAATGCGCGAACATCCTCGACTGGCCAGCGAAGCTGCGACTCCTCGAAGGCTTCCGGCAGCGCGAAGGATTGTCGTGGTCCGCGCCACGTCTGCATCTCGTTGACCTCCAATACTCCGATGTCCGCCTGGATAAGGGCCTCTACAACCGCCTAGTCGCGCGTGGGTCGATGAAACGGTTAGTCACCGAGGAACAAGTCCTCCATGCCATGGACAACCCGCCAGACGGCACCAGAGCCTACTTTCGCGGCGAATGTTTGCGGCGGTTCGGTGGGGAGATCGCCGCGGCGTCCTGGGACTCGGTCATTTTCGACCTCGGCGGTGACTCGCTCGTACGGATTCCCACTCTGGAACCCCTGCGCGGGACACGCGCGCACGTTGAAGAACTGCTGGATTCGGTGAATTCCGCGCGGGAGCTTGTCGACCAGCTCACGAAGTGA
- a CDS encoding ubiquitin-like protein Pup: MAQDQVKRKGGGDGDESAEGAAPAGQERREKLAEETDDLLDEIDDVLEENAEDFVRAYVQKGGQ, from the coding sequence ATGGCGCAAGATCAGGTCAAGCGCAAAGGTGGCGGAGACGGTGATGAATCTGCCGAAGGCGCTGCCCCAGCGGGTCAGGAGCGGCGGGAGAAACTGGCCGAGGAAACTGACGACCTTCTCGATGAGATCGACGACGTGCTCGAAGAGAACGCCGAGGACTTCGTTCGCGCGTACGTGCAGAAGGGCGGCCAGTGA
- the prcB gene encoding proteasome subunit beta: MTADDLWRLGRGGAPAHERYSQLSSFTDYLRQNAPELLPGNRPGALQVSSDVAPHGTTITALTFEGGVVMAGDRRATMGNLIASRDIEKVFITDEYSAVGIAGTAGVAVELVRLFAVELEHYEKLEGVSLTLDGKANRLASMVRGNLGAALQGLAVIPLFAGYEIDAPEPERGGRIVSFDVTGGRYEEHTGYFAVGSGSLFARSALKKLYRRGLGQQDAVRCAVEALYDASDDDTATGGPDMVRGLFPTVVVITADGAERVPEEAVGDIARTIIAERDETTSPDGGGGVL; the protein is encoded by the coding sequence GTGACAGCGGATGATTTGTGGCGTCTGGGCCGTGGTGGCGCACCAGCGCATGAGCGATACTCACAACTCTCCTCGTTCACCGATTATCTCCGCCAGAACGCGCCGGAACTTCTGCCAGGTAACCGGCCCGGAGCTTTGCAGGTGAGTAGCGACGTGGCTCCGCATGGCACGACGATCACCGCGCTTACCTTCGAGGGCGGTGTGGTGATGGCGGGCGACCGGCGGGCAACGATGGGAAACCTCATCGCCAGTCGTGACATCGAAAAAGTCTTCATCACCGACGAGTATTCGGCCGTCGGGATTGCCGGTACAGCCGGTGTGGCGGTCGAGCTTGTTCGTCTGTTCGCCGTAGAGCTGGAGCACTACGAGAAGCTCGAGGGCGTGTCGCTCACTCTCGACGGCAAGGCGAACCGCCTCGCATCGATGGTGCGCGGAAACCTCGGCGCTGCTTTGCAGGGTCTCGCGGTCATACCCTTGTTTGCAGGTTACGAAATTGATGCTCCCGAACCGGAGCGTGGCGGCCGGATCGTCTCGTTCGACGTGACCGGCGGGCGCTATGAGGAGCACACCGGCTACTTCGCGGTGGGTTCAGGATCATTGTTTGCCCGGTCGGCGCTGAAGAAGCTGTACCGGCGTGGGCTTGGGCAACAGGACGCGGTGCGCTGCGCAGTCGAGGCGCTGTACGACGCGTCCGACGACGACACGGCAACGGGCGGTCCGGACATGGTGCGCGGGCTCTTCCCCACGGTAGTTGTCATCACCGCTGACGGGGCGGAGCGCGTGCCTGAAGAGGCGGTCGGTGATATCGCACGGACGATCATTGCGGAGCGTGACGAGACGACGTCACCCGACGGCGGAGGGGGTGTGCTCTGA
- the prcA gene encoding proteasome subunit alpha, whose protein sequence is MGLPYYASAEQIMRDRSELARKGIARGRSVVVLTYADGVLFVAENPSTALHKVSELYDRLGFAAVGKYNEFENLRRSGILHADMRGYSYDRRDVTGRALANAYAQLLGTIFTEQPKPYEVELCVAEVGAPRQPRAAQLYRISYDGSIADEPNYIVMGGSTEPIVTELKESYDHSFPLERAIPVAVGALQKAAAPSGQPAGQGGQTEGRILGPNALEVAILDQNKPRRAFRRIRGPQLESILSAKTQN, encoded by the coding sequence ATGGGTCTCCCGTACTACGCATCGGCCGAGCAAATCATGCGCGATCGCTCGGAACTGGCCCGCAAGGGCATCGCGCGTGGCCGCAGCGTCGTCGTCCTGACCTACGCTGACGGCGTACTTTTCGTCGCGGAAAATCCCTCAACAGCACTGCACAAGGTGAGCGAATTGTATGACCGCCTCGGCTTTGCCGCAGTCGGCAAGTACAACGAGTTCGAGAACCTCCGTCGTTCGGGCATTTTGCATGCCGATATGCGCGGCTACTCGTACGATCGCCGCGACGTCACGGGACGCGCTCTGGCCAACGCGTACGCTCAGTTGCTCGGAACGATTTTCACCGAGCAGCCCAAGCCTTACGAAGTGGAGCTATGTGTGGCTGAAGTGGGTGCGCCACGACAGCCGCGCGCCGCTCAGCTGTACCGGATCTCTTATGACGGTTCGATTGCCGATGAGCCGAACTACATAGTGATGGGCGGCTCCACCGAGCCAATCGTGACCGAACTGAAGGAGTCGTACGACCACAGCTTCCCGCTGGAACGAGCGATACCGGTTGCAGTCGGTGCACTCCAGAAGGCTGCCGCGCCGTCAGGTCAGCCCGCAGGTCAGGGGGGACAGACGGAGGGGCGCATTCTTGGGCCGAATGCGCTCGAAGTCGCGATTCTGGATCAGAACAAGCCGCGCCGTGCGTTCCGCCGGATCCGTGGGCCTCAGCTGGAATCGATCCTGTCCGCTAAGACGCAAAACTAA
- a CDS encoding phosphatase PAP2 family protein yields the protein MDAPANEGLDPRIPHAHPSLGQHRLGPQAVRRAVGRADRRIVARTAQWRPTPVDRVMIGLSKSANRGQIWVGVAALLIAVGGPARRGAIRGTLVLGASTLVATKLLKPLFPRHRPPVHAVPGQRRFGDAADTPSFPSAHAALAAAFTTGVAIESRTAGYLIAPLAGAIAYSRVHTGAHWPSDVVAGSAVGVTVALLTQRFWSAHGQNAA from the coding sequence ATGGATGCACCGGCCAATGAGGGCCTGGATCCGCGTATCCCGCACGCGCACCCGAGTCTTGGCCAGCACCGCCTAGGACCACAGGCGGTGCGGCGAGCTGTCGGCCGGGCCGATCGGAGGATTGTCGCGCGGACGGCACAATGGCGGCCGACACCGGTTGACCGAGTGATGATCGGGCTCAGTAAGTCCGCCAATCGTGGGCAGATCTGGGTAGGCGTCGCGGCACTTCTCATCGCAGTCGGTGGGCCAGCGCGCCGCGGCGCGATCCGGGGCACGCTTGTGCTCGGTGCGAGCACGCTCGTCGCGACAAAACTCCTGAAGCCCTTGTTTCCCCGCCACAGGCCTCCCGTACACGCCGTCCCCGGTCAGCGACGGTTCGGTGACGCGGCCGATACGCCGTCATTTCCGTCCGCACATGCTGCGCTCGCGGCCGCCTTCACCACGGGTGTGGCGATCGAGTCGCGGACTGCCGGATACCTCATCGCGCCACTTGCTGGCGCAATCGCGTACTCGCGCGTCCATACTGGCGCTCACTGGCCTTCTGACGTTGTCGCTGGCAGCGCTGTAGGTGTCACAGTGGCACTGCTGACGCAGCGCTTCTGGAGCGCACACGGGCAAAACGCTGCCTGA